A part of Amyelois transitella isolate CPQ chromosome 12, ilAmyTran1.1, whole genome shotgun sequence genomic DNA contains:
- the LOC106140956 gene encoding innexin inx2 — MIDLFMPFRAFLKYENVCTDNNVFRMHYKVTVIMLLVFTLLVTSKQFFGEPIHCMADSEKDTDKDAVNSYCWIYGTYTLKSRLGGKQGINYAYVGVGPESFNDEQIKHTYYQWVCFVLLGQAVMFYTPRYLWKIWEGGRLKALAADLSSPIVSKELWSDFRRELVSYLTHTNIYTHNTYALRYALCEFLNLANVVGQIFLLDKFLGGAFRNYGAAIAAFTHTPKVPDNMIDYDLINPMDQFFPKLTKCWLRKYGPTGTLQLKDRLCVLPLNIVNERIFLILWFWLIFLALVSAMALLFRLLVISLAPLRTFMIMGQLRYVRRSVVSKIVNTFGYGDWFILYSLGKNVNPIIYKELILELGKELDHKPIDV, encoded by the exons ATGATAGACCTATTTATGCCCTTTCGGGCTTTTCTCAAATATGAGAATGTTTGCACGGATAACAACGTTTTTCGCATGCACTACAAAGTCACTGTTATCATGTTGCTGGTCTTCACATTATTGGTGACTTCAAAGCAGTTCTTTGGGGAGCCAATTCACTGCATGGCCGATAGCGAAAAGGATACAGATAAGGATGCTGTCAATAGTTATTGCTGGATTTACGGAACCTACACCTTGAAGAGTAGGCTTGGCG GTAAACAAGGCATAAACTATGCATATGTTGGAGTGGGTCCAGAATCTTTTAACGATGAGCAGATCAAACATACTTACTACCAGTGGGTTTGCTTTGTGCTGCTTGGGCAAGCTGTCATGTTCTACACTCCACGGTACCTGTGGAAGATCTGGGAAGGCGGAAGGTTGAAAGCATTGGCTGCAGACTTGA GTAGTCCTATTGTTTCGAAGGAATTGTGGTCAGACTTCCGTAGAGAGCTGGTTTCCTACTTAACTCACACCAATATCTATACCCACAACACCTATGCACTGCGATATGCACTTTGTGAGTTTTTGAACCTAGCCAATGTG gTTGGTCAAATATTCCTACTAGACAAGTTCCTTGGTGGTGCTTTCCGGAACTATGGTGCTGCTATTGCCGCTTTCACGCACACGCCAAAAGTGCCAGATAACATGATAGACTACGACCTCATCAATCCTATGGATCAGTTCTTCCCGAAGCTCACCAAGTGCTGGCTCCGAAAATACGGCCCTACTGGTACATTACAACTGAAGGATCGGCTTTGCGTACTGCCTTTAAATATTGTCAACGAGAGGATATTTCTTATTCTGTGGTTTTGGTTGATCTTTCTTGCATTAGTCTCTGCTATGGCCTTGCTGTTCCGTTTATTAGTGATATCTCTGGCGCCATTGCGTACATTCATGATAATGGGACAGTTACGTTATGTACGCCGTAGCGTGGTGTCGAAAATCGTGAACACTTTTGGCTATGGTGACTGGTTCATACTGTACTCATTAGGTAAAAATGTCAATCCTATTATTTATAAGGAATTAATTTTAGAGCTTGGCAAAGAATTGGATCACAAACCCATTGATGTATAA